Proteins encoded by one window of Nomascus leucogenys isolate Asia chromosome 19, Asia_NLE_v1, whole genome shotgun sequence:
- the TMEM214 gene encoding transmembrane protein 214 isoform X3, whose amino-acid sequence MAAKTAGVGRWEVVKKGRRPGAGAGGRGGGGNRRALGEANGVWKYDLTPAIQTTSTLYERGFENIMKRQNKEQVPPPAVEPKKPGNKKQPKKVATPPNQNQKQGRFRSLEEALKALDVADLQKELDKSQSVFSGNPSIWLKDLASYLNYKLQAPLSEPTLSQHTHDYPYSLVGRELRGIIRGLLAKAAGSLELFFDHCLFTMLQELDKTTGESLHGYRICIQAILQDKPKIATTNLGKFLELLRSHQSRPAKCLTIMWALGQAGFANLTEGLKVWLGIMLPVLGIKSLSPFAITYLDRLLLMHPNLTKGFGMIGPKDFFPLLDFAYMPNNSLTPSLQEQLCQLYPRLKVLAFGAKPDSTLHTYFPSFLSRATPSCPSEMKKELLSSLTECLTVDPLSASVWRQLYPKHLSQSSLLLEHLLSSWEQIPKKVQKSLQETIQSLKLTNQELLRKGSGNNQDVVTCDMACKGLLQQVQGPQLPWTRLLLLLLVFAVGFLCHDLWSHSSFQAHQRPPLLSLPYWPVASIIWLLTC is encoded by the exons ATGGCGGCCAAGACGGCGGGCGTGGGGCGCTGGGAGGTAGTGAAGAAGGGTCGGCGGCCTGGGGCCGGCGCCGGCGGCCGAGGCGGCGGCGGGAACCGCCGGGCGCTCGGGGAAGCAAACGGAGTGTGGAAATACGACCTGACCC CTGCAATCCAGACCACAAGCACCCTTTATGAGCGGGGCTTTGAGAATATCATGAAGCGGCAGAATAAGGAGCAGGTCCCACCCCCTGCTGTGGAGCCTAAGAAACCAGGGAACAAGAAGCAGCCAAAGAAGGTGGCAACTCCTCCCAACCAAAACCAGAAGCAGGGCCGCTTCCGCAGCCTGGAGGAAGCACTGAAAGCT CTGGATGTGGCAGACCTGCAGAAGGAACTGGACAAGAGCCAGAGTGTGTTCTCTGGAAACCCATCCATATGGTTGAAGGACCTGGCCAGCTATCTCAACTACAAGCTACAAGCTCCTCTAAGTGAACCCACGCTGAGCCAGCATACTCATG ATTATCCCTACAGCCTGGTGGGCCGGGAGCTGCGTGGGATCATCCGAGGGCTGCTGGCGAAGGCAGCAGGGTCTCTGGAGCTCTTTTTTGACCACTGTCTGTTCACCATGCTGCAAGAGCTGGATAAGACAACAG GGGAGTCACTACATGGTTACCGCATCTGTATCCAGGCCATCCTGCAAGACAAGCCCAAGATTGCCACCACAAACCTAGGCAAG TTCCTGGAACTGCTGAGGTCCCACCAGAGCCGACCAGCAAAGTGTCTGACCATCATGTGGGCCCTGGGTCAAGCGGGTTTTGCCAACCTCACCGAGGGACTGAAAG TGTGGCTGGGGATCATGCTGCCTGTGCTGGGCATCAAGTCTCTGTCTCCCTTTGCCATCACATACCTGGATCGGCTGCTCCT GATGCATCCCAACCTTACCAAGGGCTTCGGCATGATTGGCCCCAAGGACTTCTTCCCACTTCTGGACTTTGCCTATATGCCGAACAACTCCCTGACACCCAG cctgcaGGAGCAGCTGTGTCAGCTCTACCCCCGACTGAAGGTGCTGGCATTTGGAGCAAAGCCGGATTCCACCCTGCATACCTACTTCCCTTCTTTCCTGTCCAGAGCCACCCCTAGCTGTCCCTCTGAGATGAAGAAAGAG CTCCTGAGCAGCCTGACTGAGTGCCTGACGGTGGACCCCCTCAGCGCCAGCGTCTGGAGGCAGTTGTACCCTAAGCACCTGTCACAGTCCAg CCTTCTGCTGGAGCACTTGCTCAGCTCCTGGGAGCAGATTCCCAAGAAG GTACAGAAGTCTTTGCAAGAAACCATTCAGTCCCTCAAGCTTACCAACCAGGAGCTGCTAAGGAAGGGCAGCGGTAACAACCAGGATGTTGTCACCTGTGACATGGCCTGCAAG GGCCTGTTGCAGCAGGTTCAGGGTCCTCAGCTGCCCTGGACGCGGCTCCTCCTGTTGCTGCTGGTCTTCGCTGTAGGCTTCCTGTGCCATGACCTCTGGTCACACAGCTCCTTCCAGG CTCACCAGAGGCCCCCTTTACTCAGCCTCCCTTACTGGCCGGTTGCTTCGATCATCTGGCTTCTTACCTGCTAG
- the TMEM214 gene encoding transmembrane protein 214 isoform X1: MAAKTAGVGRWEVVKKGRRPGAGAGGRGGGGNRRALGEANGVWKYDLTPAIQTTSTLYERGFENIMKRQNKEQVPPPAVEPKKPGNKKQPKKVATPPNQNQKQGRFRSLEEALKALDVADLQKELDKSQSVFSGNPSIWLKDLASYLNYKLQAPLSEPTLSQHTHDYPYSLVGRELRGIIRGLLAKAAGSLELFFDHCLFTMLQELDKTTGESLHGYRICIQAILQDKPKIATTNLGKFLELLRSHQSRPAKCLTIMWALGQAGFANLTEGLKVWLGIMLPVLGIKSLSPFAITYLDRLLLMHPNLTKGFGMIGPKDFFPLLDFAYMPNNSLTPSLQEQLCQLYPRLKVLAFGAKPDSTLHTYFPSFLSRATPSCPSEMKKELLSSLTECLTVDPLSASVWRQLYPKHLSQSSLLLEHLLSSWEQIPKKVQKSLQETIQSLKLTNQELLRKGSGNNQDVVTCDMACKGLLQQVQGPQLPWTRLLLLLLVFAVGFLCHDLWSHSSFQASLTGRLLRSSGFLPASQQACAKLYSYSLQGYSWLEETLPVWGSHLLTVVRPSLQLAWAHTNATVSFLSAHCASYLAWFGDSLTSLSQRLQIQLPDSVNQLLRYLRELPLLFHQNVLLPLWHLLLEALAWAQEHCHEACRGEVTWDCMKTQLSEAVHWTWLCLQDITVAFLDWALALISQQ; the protein is encoded by the exons ATGGCGGCCAAGACGGCGGGCGTGGGGCGCTGGGAGGTAGTGAAGAAGGGTCGGCGGCCTGGGGCCGGCGCCGGCGGCCGAGGCGGCGGCGGGAACCGCCGGGCGCTCGGGGAAGCAAACGGAGTGTGGAAATACGACCTGACCC CTGCAATCCAGACCACAAGCACCCTTTATGAGCGGGGCTTTGAGAATATCATGAAGCGGCAGAATAAGGAGCAGGTCCCACCCCCTGCTGTGGAGCCTAAGAAACCAGGGAACAAGAAGCAGCCAAAGAAGGTGGCAACTCCTCCCAACCAAAACCAGAAGCAGGGCCGCTTCCGCAGCCTGGAGGAAGCACTGAAAGCT CTGGATGTGGCAGACCTGCAGAAGGAACTGGACAAGAGCCAGAGTGTGTTCTCTGGAAACCCATCCATATGGTTGAAGGACCTGGCCAGCTATCTCAACTACAAGCTACAAGCTCCTCTAAGTGAACCCACGCTGAGCCAGCATACTCATG ATTATCCCTACAGCCTGGTGGGCCGGGAGCTGCGTGGGATCATCCGAGGGCTGCTGGCGAAGGCAGCAGGGTCTCTGGAGCTCTTTTTTGACCACTGTCTGTTCACCATGCTGCAAGAGCTGGATAAGACAACAG GGGAGTCACTACATGGTTACCGCATCTGTATCCAGGCCATCCTGCAAGACAAGCCCAAGATTGCCACCACAAACCTAGGCAAG TTCCTGGAACTGCTGAGGTCCCACCAGAGCCGACCAGCAAAGTGTCTGACCATCATGTGGGCCCTGGGTCAAGCGGGTTTTGCCAACCTCACCGAGGGACTGAAAG TGTGGCTGGGGATCATGCTGCCTGTGCTGGGCATCAAGTCTCTGTCTCCCTTTGCCATCACATACCTGGATCGGCTGCTCCT GATGCATCCCAACCTTACCAAGGGCTTCGGCATGATTGGCCCCAAGGACTTCTTCCCACTTCTGGACTTTGCCTATATGCCGAACAACTCCCTGACACCCAG cctgcaGGAGCAGCTGTGTCAGCTCTACCCCCGACTGAAGGTGCTGGCATTTGGAGCAAAGCCGGATTCCACCCTGCATACCTACTTCCCTTCTTTCCTGTCCAGAGCCACCCCTAGCTGTCCCTCTGAGATGAAGAAAGAG CTCCTGAGCAGCCTGACTGAGTGCCTGACGGTGGACCCCCTCAGCGCCAGCGTCTGGAGGCAGTTGTACCCTAAGCACCTGTCACAGTCCAg CCTTCTGCTGGAGCACTTGCTCAGCTCCTGGGAGCAGATTCCCAAGAAG GTACAGAAGTCTTTGCAAGAAACCATTCAGTCCCTCAAGCTTACCAACCAGGAGCTGCTAAGGAAGGGCAGCGGTAACAACCAGGATGTTGTCACCTGTGACATGGCCTGCAAG GGCCTGTTGCAGCAGGTTCAGGGTCCTCAGCTGCCCTGGACGCGGCTCCTCCTGTTGCTGCTGGTCTTCGCTGTAGGCTTCCTGTGCCATGACCTCTGGTCACACAGCTCCTTCCAGG CCTCCCTTACTGGCCGGTTGCTTCGATCATCTGGCTTCTTACCTGCTAGCCAACAAGCGTGTGCCAAGCTCTACTCCTACAGTCTGCAAGGCTACAG CTGGCTGGAGGAGACACTGCCAGTCTGGGGCTCCCACCTGCTCACTGTGGTGCGGCCCAGCTTGCAGCTGGCCTGGGCTCACACCAATGCCACAGTCAGCTTCCTTTCTGCCCACTGTGCCTCTTACCTTGCCTGGTTTGGTGACAGCCTCACCAGCCTCTCTCAGAGG CTACAGATCCAGCTCCCTGATTCCGTGAATCAGCTACTCCGCTATCTGAGAGAGCTGCCCTTGCTTTTCCACCAGAATGTGCTGCTACCATTGTGGCACCTCTTGCTTGAGGCCCTGGCCTGGGCCCAGGAGCACTGCCATGAGGCATGCAG AGGTGAGGTGACCTGGGACTGTATGAAGACACAGCTCAGTGAGGCTGTCCACTGGACCTGGCTTTGCCTACAGGACATTACAGTGGCTTTCTTGGACTGGGCACTTGCCCTGATATCCCAGCAGTAG
- the TMEM214 gene encoding transmembrane protein 214 isoform X2 codes for MAAKTAGVGRWEVVKKGRRPGAGAGGRGGGGNRRALGEANGVWKYDLTPAIQTTSTLYERGFENIMKRQNKEQVPPPAVEPKKPGNKKQPKKVATPPNQNQKQGRFRSLEEALKALDVADLQKELDKSQSVFSGNPSIWLKDLASYLNYKLQAPLSEPTLSQHTHDYPYSLVGRELRGIIRGLLAKAAGSLELFFDHCLFTMLQELDKTTGESLHGYRICIQAILQDKPKIATTNLGKFLELLRSHQSRPAKCLTIMWALGQAGFANLTEGLKVWLGIMLPVLGIKSLSPFAITYLDRLLLMHPNLTKGFGMIGPKDFFPLLDFAYMPNNSLTPSLQEQLCQLYPRLKVLAFGAKPDSTLHTYFPSFLSRATPSCPSEMKKELLSSLTECLTVDPLSASVWRQLYPKHLSQSSLLLEHLLSSWEQIPKKVQKSLQETIQSLKLTNQELLRKGSGNNQDVVTCDMACKGLLQQVQGPQLPWTRLLLLLLVFAVGFLCHDLWSHSSFQASLTGRLLRSSGFLPASQQACAKLYSYSLQGYRMCCYHCGTSCLRPWPGPRSTAMRHAEVR; via the exons ATGGCGGCCAAGACGGCGGGCGTGGGGCGCTGGGAGGTAGTGAAGAAGGGTCGGCGGCCTGGGGCCGGCGCCGGCGGCCGAGGCGGCGGCGGGAACCGCCGGGCGCTCGGGGAAGCAAACGGAGTGTGGAAATACGACCTGACCC CTGCAATCCAGACCACAAGCACCCTTTATGAGCGGGGCTTTGAGAATATCATGAAGCGGCAGAATAAGGAGCAGGTCCCACCCCCTGCTGTGGAGCCTAAGAAACCAGGGAACAAGAAGCAGCCAAAGAAGGTGGCAACTCCTCCCAACCAAAACCAGAAGCAGGGCCGCTTCCGCAGCCTGGAGGAAGCACTGAAAGCT CTGGATGTGGCAGACCTGCAGAAGGAACTGGACAAGAGCCAGAGTGTGTTCTCTGGAAACCCATCCATATGGTTGAAGGACCTGGCCAGCTATCTCAACTACAAGCTACAAGCTCCTCTAAGTGAACCCACGCTGAGCCAGCATACTCATG ATTATCCCTACAGCCTGGTGGGCCGGGAGCTGCGTGGGATCATCCGAGGGCTGCTGGCGAAGGCAGCAGGGTCTCTGGAGCTCTTTTTTGACCACTGTCTGTTCACCATGCTGCAAGAGCTGGATAAGACAACAG GGGAGTCACTACATGGTTACCGCATCTGTATCCAGGCCATCCTGCAAGACAAGCCCAAGATTGCCACCACAAACCTAGGCAAG TTCCTGGAACTGCTGAGGTCCCACCAGAGCCGACCAGCAAAGTGTCTGACCATCATGTGGGCCCTGGGTCAAGCGGGTTTTGCCAACCTCACCGAGGGACTGAAAG TGTGGCTGGGGATCATGCTGCCTGTGCTGGGCATCAAGTCTCTGTCTCCCTTTGCCATCACATACCTGGATCGGCTGCTCCT GATGCATCCCAACCTTACCAAGGGCTTCGGCATGATTGGCCCCAAGGACTTCTTCCCACTTCTGGACTTTGCCTATATGCCGAACAACTCCCTGACACCCAG cctgcaGGAGCAGCTGTGTCAGCTCTACCCCCGACTGAAGGTGCTGGCATTTGGAGCAAAGCCGGATTCCACCCTGCATACCTACTTCCCTTCTTTCCTGTCCAGAGCCACCCCTAGCTGTCCCTCTGAGATGAAGAAAGAG CTCCTGAGCAGCCTGACTGAGTGCCTGACGGTGGACCCCCTCAGCGCCAGCGTCTGGAGGCAGTTGTACCCTAAGCACCTGTCACAGTCCAg CCTTCTGCTGGAGCACTTGCTCAGCTCCTGGGAGCAGATTCCCAAGAAG GTACAGAAGTCTTTGCAAGAAACCATTCAGTCCCTCAAGCTTACCAACCAGGAGCTGCTAAGGAAGGGCAGCGGTAACAACCAGGATGTTGTCACCTGTGACATGGCCTGCAAG GGCCTGTTGCAGCAGGTTCAGGGTCCTCAGCTGCCCTGGACGCGGCTCCTCCTGTTGCTGCTGGTCTTCGCTGTAGGCTTCCTGTGCCATGACCTCTGGTCACACAGCTCCTTCCAGG CCTCCCTTACTGGCCGGTTGCTTCGATCATCTGGCTTCTTACCTGCTAGCCAACAAGCGTGTGCCAAGCTCTACTCCTACAGTCTGCAAGGCTACAG AATGTGCTGCTACCATTGTGGCACCTCTTGCTTGAGGCCCTGGCCTGGGCCCAGGAGCACTGCCATGAGGCATGCAG AGGTGAGGTGA
- the MAPRE3 gene encoding microtubule-associated protein RP/EB family member 3 isoform X2, whose translation MAVNVYSTSVTSENLSRHDMLAWVNDSLHLNYTKIEQLCSGAAYCQFMDMLFPGCVHLRKVKFQAKLEHEYIHNFKVLQAAFKKMGVDKIIPVEKLVKGKFQDNFEFIQWFKKFFDANYDGKDYNPLLARQGQDVAPPPNPVPQRTSPTGPKNMQTSGRLSNVAPPCILRKNPPSARNGGHETDAQILELNQQLVDLKLTVDGLEKERDFYFSKLRDIELICQEHESENSPVISGIIGILYATEEGFAPPEDDEIEEHQQEDQDEY comes from the exons ATGGCCGTCAATGTGTACTCCACATCTGTGACCAGTGAAAATCTGAGTCGCCATGATATGCTTGCATGGGTCAACGACTCCCTGCACCTCAACTATACCAAGATAGAACAGCTCTGTTCAG GGGCAGCCTACTGCCAGTTCATGGACATGCTCTTCCCTGGCTGTGTGCACTTGAGGAAAGTGAAGTTCCAGGCCAAACTAGAGCATGAATACATCCACAACTTCAAGGTGCTGCAAGCAGCTTTCAAGAAGATGGGTGTTGACAAA ATCATTCCTGTAGAGAAATTAGTGAAAGGAAAATTCCAAGATAATTTTGAGTTTATTCAGTGGTTTAAGAAATTCTTTGACGCAAACTATGATGGAAAGGATTACAACCCTCTGCTGGCGCGGCAGGGCCAGGACGTAGCGCCACCTCCTAACCCAG TTCCACAGAGGACGTCCCCCACAGGCCCAAAAAACATGCAGACCTCTGGCCGGCTGAGCAATGTGGCCCCCCCCTGCATTCTCCGGAAGAATCCTCCATCAGCCCGAAATGGCGGCCATGAGACTGATGCCCAAATTCTTGAACTCAACCAACAG CTGGTGGACTTGAAGCTGACAGTGGATGGGCTGGAGAAGGAACGTGACTTCTACTTCAGCAAACTTCGTGACATCGAGCTCATCTGCCAGGAGCATGAAAGTGAAAACAGCCCTGTTATCTCAGGCATCATTGGCATCCTCTATGCCACGGAG GAAGGATTCGCACCCCCTGAGGATGATGAGATTGAAGAGCATCAACAAGAAGACCAGGACGAGTACTGA
- the MAPRE3 gene encoding microtubule-associated protein RP/EB family member 3 isoform X1, with translation MAVNVYSTSVTSENLSRHDMLAWVNDSLHLNYTKIEQLCSGAAYCQFMDMLFPGCVHLRKVKFQAKLEHEYIHNFKVLQAAFKKMGVDKIIPVEKLVKGKFQDNFEFIQWFKKFFDANYDGKDYNPLLARQGQDVAPPPNPGDQIFNKSKKLIGTAVPQRTSPTGPKNMQTSGRLSNVAPPCILRKNPPSARNGGHETDAQILELNQQLVDLKLTVDGLEKERDFYFSKLRDIELICQEHESENSPVISGIIGILYATEEGFAPPEDDEIEEHQQEDQDEY, from the exons ATGGCCGTCAATGTGTACTCCACATCTGTGACCAGTGAAAATCTGAGTCGCCATGATATGCTTGCATGGGTCAACGACTCCCTGCACCTCAACTATACCAAGATAGAACAGCTCTGTTCAG GGGCAGCCTACTGCCAGTTCATGGACATGCTCTTCCCTGGCTGTGTGCACTTGAGGAAAGTGAAGTTCCAGGCCAAACTAGAGCATGAATACATCCACAACTTCAAGGTGCTGCAAGCAGCTTTCAAGAAGATGGGTGTTGACAAA ATCATTCCTGTAGAGAAATTAGTGAAAGGAAAATTCCAAGATAATTTTGAGTTTATTCAGTGGTTTAAGAAATTCTTTGACGCAAACTATGATGGAAAGGATTACAACCCTCTGCTGGCGCGGCAGGGCCAGGACGTAGCGCCACCTCCTAACCCAGGTGATCAGATCTTCAACAAATCCAAGAAACTCATTGGCACAGCAG TTCCACAGAGGACGTCCCCCACAGGCCCAAAAAACATGCAGACCTCTGGCCGGCTGAGCAATGTGGCCCCCCCCTGCATTCTCCGGAAGAATCCTCCATCAGCCCGAAATGGCGGCCATGAGACTGATGCCCAAATTCTTGAACTCAACCAACAG CTGGTGGACTTGAAGCTGACAGTGGATGGGCTGGAGAAGGAACGTGACTTCTACTTCAGCAAACTTCGTGACATCGAGCTCATCTGCCAGGAGCATGAAAGTGAAAACAGCCCTGTTATCTCAGGCATCATTGGCATCCTCTATGCCACGGAG GAAGGATTCGCACCCCCTGAGGATGATGAGATTGAAGAGCATCAACAAGAAGACCAGGACGAGTACTGA